One part of the Arabidopsis thaliana chromosome 1 sequence genome encodes these proteins:
- the XIA gene encoding myosin XI A (myosin XI A (XIA); FUNCTIONS IN: motor activity; INVOLVED IN: actin filament-based movement; LOCATED IN: myosin complex; EXPRESSED IN: 18 plant structures; EXPRESSED DURING: 9 growth stages; CONTAINS InterPro DOMAIN/s: Dil domain (InterPro:IPR018444), Dilute (InterPro:IPR002710), Prefoldin (InterPro:IPR009053), Myosin, N-terminal, SH3-like (InterPro:IPR004009), Myosin head, motor domain (InterPro:IPR001609), IQ calmodulin-binding region (InterPro:IPR000048); BEST Arabidopsis thaliana protein match is: myosin XI D (TAIR:AT2G33240.1); Has 140144 Blast hits to 79260 proteins in 3527 species: Archae - 2295; Bacteria - 25176; Metazoa - 58445; Fungi - 12073; Plants - 6566; Viruses - 744; Other Eukaryotes - 34845 (source: NCBI BLink).), with the protein MAASAKVTVGSHVWVEDPDDAWIDGEVEEVNSEEITVNCSGKTVVAKLNNVYPKDPEFPELGVDDMTKLAYLHEPGVLLNLKCRYNANEIYTYTGNILIAVNPFKRLPHLYGSETMKQYKGTAFGELSPHPFAVADSAYRKMINEGVSQAILVSGESGAGKTESTKMLMQYLAYMGGRAESEGRSVEQQVLESNPVLEAFGNAKTVRNNNSSRFGKFVEIQFDQRGRISGAAIRTYLLERSRVCQVSDPERNYHCFYMLCAAPEQETERYKLGKPSTFRYLNQSNCYALDGLDDSKEYLATRKAMDVVGINSEEQDGIFRVVAAILHLGNIEFAKGEESEASEPKDEKSRFHLKVAAELFMCDGKALEDSLCKRVMVTRDESITKSLDPDSAALGRDALAKIVYSKLFDWLVTKINNSIGQDPNSKHIIGVLDIYGFESFKTNSFEQFCINLTNEKLQQHFNQHVFKMEQEEYTKEEIDWSYIEFIDNQDVLDLIEKKPGGIIALLDEACMFPRSTHDTFAQKLYQTFKNHKRFGKPKLAQTDFTICHYAGDVTYQTELFLDKNKDYVVGEHQALLSSSDCSFVSSLFPPLPEESSKTSKFSSIGSQFKQQLQSLLESLSTTEPHYIRCVKPNNLLKPDIFENINILHQLRCGGVMEAIRISCAGYPTRKPFNEFLTRFRILAPETTKSSYDEVDACKKLLAKVDLKGFQIGKTKVFLRAGQMAEMDAHRAEVLGHSARIIQRNVLTYQSRKKFLLLQAASTEIQALCRGQVARVWFETMRREAASLRIQKQARTYICQNAYKTLCSSACSIQTGMRAKAARIELQLRKKRRATIIIQSQIRRCLCHQRYVRTKKAAITTQCGWRVKVARRELRNLKMAAKETGALQDAKTKLENQVEELTSNLELEKQMRMEIEEAKSQEIEALQSVLTDIKLQLRDTQETKSKEISDLQSVLTDIKLQLRDTQETKSKEISDLQSALQDMQLEIEELSKGLEMTNDLAAENEQLKESVSSLQNKIDESERKYEEISKISEERIKDEVPVIDQSAIIKLETENQKLKALVSSMEEKIDELDRKHDETSPNITEKLKEDVSFDYEIVSNLEAENERLKALVGSLEKKINESGNNSTDEQEEGKYILKEESLTEDASIDNERVKKLADENKDLNDLVSSLEKKIDETEKKYEEASRLCEERLKQALDAETGLIDLKTSMQRLEEKVSDMETAEQIRRQQALVNSASRRMSPQVSFTGAPPLENGHQEPLAPIPSRRFGTESFRRSRIERQPHEFVDVLLKCVSKNIGFSHGKPVAALTIYKCLMRWKIFEAEKTSIFDRIVPVFGSAIENQEDDNHLAYWLTNTSTLLFLLQRSLRQQSSTGSSPTKPPQPTSFFGRMTQGFRSTSSPNLSTDVVQQVDARYPALLFKQQLTAYVETMYGIIRENVKREVSSLLSSCIQSLKESSCDSSVVNSPSKSSEENLPAKSSEENSPKKSSEENSPKESSGDKSPQKLSDDNSPSKEGQAVKSSEENSPASSWQSIIEFLNYILITWKKNYVPLFLVQKMFSQTFQYINVQLFNSLLLEREYCTVNMGIKVKAGLDELESWCSQATEEFVGSSWDELKHTRQAVVLLVTEPKSTITYDDLTINLCSVLSTEQLYRICTLCKDKDDGDHNVSPEVISNLKLLLTNEDENSRSFLLDDDSSIPFDTDEISSCMQEKDFANVKSASELADNPNFLFLKE; encoded by the exons ATG GCTGCTTCAGCCAAAGTAACGGTAGGGTCTCATGTCTGGGTGGAGGATCCAGATGATGCCTGGATAGATGGGGAAGTAGAAGAAGTTAACAGTGAAGAAATCACAGTTAACTGCTCTGGAAAGACG GTTGTGGCAAAGTTAAATAATGTCTACCCCAAGGACCCCGAGTTCCCTGAACTTGGAGTAGACGACATGACAAAGCTTGCATATTTGCATGAACCAGGGGTCCTGCTCAATCTTAAGTGCCGTTATAATGcaaatgaaatatat ACGTACACAGGAAATATATTGATAGCTGTGAATCCCTTTAAGAGATTGCCCCACCTTTATGGAAGTGAGACAATGAAACAGTACAAGGGCACAGCATTTGGTGAGTTGAGTCCACATCCTTTCGCCGTTGCAGATTCTGCGTACAG GAAAATGATTAACGAGGGAGTGAGCCAGGCGATCTTGGTGAGTGGGGAAAGCGGTGCTGGCAAGACAGAGAGCACGAAGATGCTCATGCAGTATCTTGCCTACATGGGAGGAAGAGCTGAGAGTGAAGGAAGATCTGTGGAGCAGCAAGTTTTGGAG TCAAATCCAGTTTTAGAAGCTTTTGGCAATGCAAAAACCGTTAGAAACAATAATTCAAG TCGTTTTGGTAAATTTGTGGAGATTCAGTTTGATCAGAGGGGAAGAATCTCGGGAGCTGCTATTAGGACATATTTGCTAGAGAGGTCGCGGGTTTGTCAAGTCTCAGACCCTGAAAGAAACTATCATTGCTTTTACATGCTTTGCGCTGCACCAGAACAG GAAACTGAGAGGTACAAGTTGGGAAAACCAAGCACATTTCGCTATCTAAATCAGTCTAATTGTTATGCGTTGGATGGGCTTGATGATTCCAAGGAATACCTAGCTACAAGGAAAGCTATGGACGTTGTTGGGATCAATTCTGAAGAGCAG GATGGAATCTTCCGAGTAGTGGCTGCAATCCTTCATCTAGGGAACATCGAGTTTGCAAAGGGTGAAGAATCAGAAGCTTCAGAACCTAAGGACGAAAAATCACGGTTCCATCTAAAAGTGGCAGCAGAACTTTTCAT GTGTGATGGGAAAGCTTTAGAAGATTCCTTGTGCAAAAGGGTCATGGTGACTCGTGATGAAAGCATTACAAAGTCGCTTGATCCTGATAGTGCAGCTCTAGGAAGAGATGCACTAGCCAAGATTGTCTATTCTAAATTGTTTGATTG GCTCGTGACCAAGATCAATAATTCCATCGGCCAAGACCCAAATTCAAAACACATTATAGGAGTTCTGGATATTTATGGATTCGAGAGTTTCAAGACAAACAG TTTTGAacaattttgtataaatttgaCAAACGAGAAGCTGCAACAACATTTCAACCAG CATGTGTTCAAGATGGAGCAAGAAGAATATACTAAAGAAGAGATTGACTGGAGTTACATAGAGTTCATTGATAATCAGGATGTCCTTGATCTTATTGAAAAG AAACCTGGTGGTATCATTGCCCTTCTAGACGAGGCTTG CATGTTTCCAAGATCAACACATGATACATTCGCTCAAAAGCTGTACCAGACTTTTAAAAACCACAAGCGCTTTGGCAAGCCAAAATTGGCTCAAACAGACTTTACAATTTGTCACTATGCTGGTGAT GTCACTTATCAGACAGAACTGTTTTTGGACAAGAACAAAGATTATGTTGTTGGAGAACATCAAGCTCTCCTGAGCTCTTCAGACTGTTCTTTTGTCTCATCGTTGTTTCCACCATTGCCAGAGGAATCATCCAAGACATCAAAGTTCTCATCAATAGGTTCTCAGTTTAAG CAACAACTGCAATCTTTGCTGGAGAGTTTGAGCACCACGGAGCCACACTACATACGATGTGTTAAACCAAATAACCTTCTTAAGCCAGACATATTTGAgaacattaatattttgcatCAACTTAGGTGTGGG GGAGTCATGGAAGCCATTAGGATTAGTTGCGCTGGATATCCTACTAGAAAGCCTTTCAATGAATTTTTGACCCGTTTCAGAATTTTAGCCCCAGAGACTACAAAGAGCAG CTATGACGAAGTTGACGCCTGCAAAAAGCTACTAGCAAAAGTGGACCTCAAAGGTTTTCAG ATTGGGAAGACAAAGGTGTTTCTTAGGGCAGGTCAAATGGCAGAAATGGATGCTCACCGAGCCGAAGTTCTTGGTCATTCAGCACGGATTATACAGAGAAATGTCCTTACTTATCAATCTCGCAagaagtttttgttgttgcaggcCGCTTCAACAGAAATTCAAGCCTTGTGTAGAG GACAAGTTGCACGTGTTTGGTTTGAGACCATGCGAAGAGAAGCGGCTTCTCTGAGGATTCAGAAGCAGGCACGGACTTATATTTGCCAGAATGCCTATAAAACCCTGTGCTCGTCTGCTTGTTCAATTCAGACAGGGATGCGAGCAAAAGCTGCTCGAATTGAACTTCAgttaagaaagaagagaagagcgACAATCATTATTCAA AGTCAAATCAGAAGATGTTTGTGTCATCAGCGTTATGTGAGAACGAAGAAAGCAGCAATTACTACTCAATGTGGCTGGAGAGTGAAAGTTGCACGCCGAGAATTGCGAAATCTTAAAATG GCTGCTAAAGAAACAGGAGCACTTCAAGATGCTAAGACTAAGCTGGAAAATCAAGTGGAAGAACTCACTTCAAATTTGGAGCTTGAGAAACAGATGAGG ATGGAGATCGAGGAAGCCAAATCTCAAGAAATCGAAGCATTACAGTCCGTGTTAACAGATATTAAACTTCAGCTCAGGGACactcaagaaaccaaaagtaaGGAGATCTCAGACTTACAGTCCGTGTTAACAGATATTAAACTTCAGCTCAGGGACactcaagaaaccaaaagtaaGGAGATCTCAGACTTGCAGTCCGCTTTGCAAGACATGCAACTTGAGATTGAAGAACTCTCTAAGGGACTTGAGATGACTAACGATCTCGCTGCTGAGAATGAACAGCTTAAG GAGTCGGTGAGTTcgttgcaaaacaaaattgatgaaTCTGAgagaaaatatgaagaaataaGTAAGATAAGTGAAGAGCGGATAAAAGATGAAGTTCCTGTTATTGATCAGTCTGCCATCATCAAACTTGAAACTGAAAATCAAAAGCTGAAG GCATTGGTAAGTTCCATGGAGGAGAAAATCGATGAATTAGACAGAAAACATGACGAAACAAGCCCAAATATCACAGAGAAGTTGAAGGAGGACgtttcatttgattatgagatCGTGAGCAATCTTGAAGCTGAGAATGAGCGGCTCAAG GCACTCGTAGGTTcgttagagaaaaaaatcaatgaaagCGGGAACAATTCTACAGATGAACAGGAGGAAGGAAAGTACATTTTGAAAGAAGAGAGTTTGACAGAGGATGCTTCAATTGATAATGAGAGGGTCAAAAAACTCGCTGATGAAAACAAAGACCTGAAT GATTTGGTAAGTTCcttggaaaagaaaatagatgaaactgaaaagaaaTACGAGGAAGCAAGTAGACTTTGCGAAGAGAGGCTGAAACAAGCTTTAGACGCAGAGACAGGGCTAATTGATTTGAAGACATCAATGCAAAG gCTTGAGGAAAAGGTTTCTGACATGGAAACAGCAGAACAAATTCGCCGGCAGCAAGCGCTGGTTAATTCTGCTTCCCGGAGAATGTCTCCCCAGGTGTCATTTACAGGCGCTCCG CCTTTGGAGAATGGACATCAG GAACCACTTGCTCCTATACCGTCAAGAAGGTTTGGGACAGAATCTTTTAGACGATCTCGAATTGAACGACAACCCCAT GAATTTGTTGATGTTCTTCTCAAATGTGTATCCAAAAACATCGGTTTCAGTCATGGAAAGCCTGTTGCAGCTCTTACAATATATAAATGTCTTATGCGCTGGAAAATATTCGAAGCAGAAAAAACAAGTATCTTTGATCGAATTGTTCCTGTGTTTGGTTCTGCAATAGAG AATCAGGAGGACGACAATCATTTGGCTTATTGGCTAACAAACACATCAACACTCTTATTCTTGCTTCAAAGAAGCCTGAGACAACAGAGCTCAACTGGCTCAAGTCCAACAAAACCTCCACAGCCAACTTCATTTTTTGGAAGAATGACACAG ggttttcgttCAACCTCTTCCCCGAATCTTTCAACTGATGTGGTGCAGCAAGTAGATGCTAGATATCCTGCTTTACTTTTTAAACAGCAGCTTACGGCCTATGTTGAAACAATGTATGGAATAATCCGAGAGAATGTTAAGAGAGAAGTATCGTCACTGCTTTCTTCCTGCATTCAG AGTCTGAAGGAATCATCATGCGATTCCTCTGTTGTGAATTCACCGTCAAAGTCATCTGAAGAGAATCTCCCGGCTAAGTCATCTGAAGAGAATTCCCCAAAGAAGTCATCTGAAGAGAATTCACCGAAGGAGTCATCGGGAGATAAGTCACCGCAAAAGCTATCTGATGATAATTCACCATCTAAAGAGGGGCAAGCAGTGAAGTCGTCTGAAGAGAATTCACCAGCAAGCTCTTGGCAAAGCATTATTGAGTTTTTAAATTACATTCTCATCACATGGAAGAAAAACTAC GTTCCTCTGTTTCTCGTTCAGAAGATGTTCAGCCAAACTTTCCAATACATCAATGTTCAACTTTTCAACAG TCTTCTCCTCGAACGGGAATACTGCACAGTCAACATGGGCATAAAAGTGAAGGCAGGGTTAGATGAACTAGAGTCATGGTGCAGCCAAGCGACTGAAGAG TTCGTAGGATCCTCTTGGGATGAACTGAAACACACAAGACAAGCCGTAGTGCTCCTg GTTACAGAACCGAAGTCAACAATTACATACGATGATCTTACTATTAACCTTTGCTCG GTTCTTAGTACTGAGCAATTATATAGAATATGTACTCTCTGCAAGGACAAAGACGATGGAGATCATAACGTATCACCAGAG GTGATTTCCAACTTAAAACTTCTATTGacaaatgaagatgaaaataGCCGTTCCTTCTTGCTGGACGACGATTCCAG CATCCCTTTTGACACCGATGAAATCTCGAGCTGCATGCAAGAAAAGGACTTTGCGAATGTAAAGTCAGCTTCGGAACTCGCTGATAACCCTAACTTCCTCTTTCTCAAGGAATGA